The genomic window CGCGCACACAGGATCGCGACATCGACGTGAAACGCACGCAACTTCAGGACGCGATTGCAACACTGTGCGGCGTGCCCGCTTCCACGTTCACGCTCGCGCCCAACACCGCGCTATCGACGTTGCCGCAGATTCCTGCGGGCGTGCCGTCCGAACTGCTCGAACGCCGACCCGATATCGCTGCGGCCGAACGGCGTGTCGCGGCTGCCAATGCGCGCGTCGGCGTGGCGCATGCGGCGTTTTATCCGGATCTCACGTTATCGGCGTCGGCGGGTTTGGAGAGCACGTTCTTCGCGCCCTGGCTCACGGCGTCGAGTCTGTTCTGGTCGCTCGGCGCGCAACTGACAGGCACGCTCTTCGATGGCGGACGCCGCGACGCCGCGCTCGCGCATGCGCAGGCGCAGTACGAAGGCGCGGTCGCCGATTATCGGCAAACGGTGCTCAGTTCGTTTCAGGAAGTCGAAGACGACATGAGCGCGATCGATACGCTCGCACAGGAAGCGCAGAGCCAGCAGCGCGCGACGGCCGCCGCCGAACTATCGCTCACGCTCGCGAAGAATCGCTATCAGGCGGGCGCTGCGGACTATCTGGAGGTTGCCAGTGCGCAGACCATCGCGCTCGAAAACGAACGCCAGAGCGAAACGATCGACGCGCGCCGCTTCGATGCAAGCGTCCATCTGCTCAAGGCGCTCGGCGGCGGATGGAACCGCGCGGCGCTCGGTGGCGCGGACATCGCCGGGCGATAACACCTTGGTATGAGCGCGTCACACGGCGGCATGACATGACTCATGCGCGAGTCGCATACGCCGCATATAGACGGCTGCTTTATCGGCGAATCCTGCACGCGAACGTTTAGGCGCTGCAACCTTGGTTGAAGCAGGAACGCTCCTTCGTAGGTGTAGTCGCCGGGCGAGCGAGCCGATACATTGTCATCACGGTCGCGATACGCAAATAAGCAGATACACAGAAACCAGCAAGCGTCGCTCGATGCGGCGGCTCACGGCCCGGTACAGGAGTGAAAACATTTTTGTTTGCTTCGTATAGCTAATCATCTTCTCAAGGAGTTCACCATGAAAAAGTATCTCGTTTGCCTGACCCTCGCCGCCACCACGCTTGCCGCTCCGGCGTTCGCGTTTGCGCAGTCGAACGGTCCCGTCACGCGTGCCGAAGTGCGTGCCGATCTCGTCGCAGTCGAAAAGGCCGGCTATAACCCGGCAATCGCAAGCGATGCGTACTACCCGTCGGACATCCAGGCCGCCGAAGCGAAGGTCGCCGCGCAGCAAGGCGCCAGCGCCGCACAAGCATATGGCGGTGCACAGACCGGCACGAGCGCTTCGGGCGTCGGGAAGCATGTCGCCGCGAAGAACAACTGCGTCGGACCGGTCGACTTCTGCCAGCCGTATTTCGGCAGCTGATCCACGTGTCCGGATTGCTGATCTCTCAATGCCTCAAGCGGAGTTTTTCATGAAGCGTATCTTGCAAGCAGCCTCGGTTCTGGCGTTGTCCGCCGGTGTTTTCGCATCGACGAACGCGCTGGCTCAGGATGCCGCGCACGCACCGGTCAAGAACATCGTCCTCGTGCATGGCGCGTGGGTCGATGGCTCGGGATGGAAGCCGGTCTACGACATCCTCACCAAGGACGGCTACCACGTCACGCTGGTTCAGGAGCCCCTGACCTCGTTCGACGCCGATGTCACCGCAACCAAGCGCGTCCTCGATCTGCAGGACGGCCCGACGATTCTGGTCGGCCATAGCTACGGCGGCTCGGTCATCACCGAGGCGGGCGTCGATCCGCATGTCGCGGGACTCGTCTATGTCGCGGCGCACGCGCCGAACGTGGGCGAAGACGAAGGCGCGCTCGGCAAGAAGACGCCCAGCTTCCTTGCGAAGCAGACGGGCGCGGTGGAAAAAACCGCGGACGGCTACACGTATCTGAACCCGGCGGTGTTCCCGAAGGACTTCGCAGCGGATCTGCCGCTCAAGCAGGCGCAGTTCGAATCGCATTCGCAGATCCTCACGGCGGCGCAAGTCTTCACGACGCCGCTGACCGCAGCGGCATGGACGACGAAGCCGAGCTGGGGCATCGTCGCGGGCGACGACAAGATCATCAATCCGGATCTGGAACGCTGGTACTACGAACGCGCGCACAGCCACATGACGGTGATTCCCGGCGCGAGCCATTCCGTCTACGAATCGCGGCCCAAGCAAGTGGCGGCGGTCATCGAAGATGCGGCGAAGCACGCTGTGCAGTAAGCGACAATTGAAAGCTGGCGCGCGGCGCTCGTGGATGTATCACGGGCGCCGCGCGCTTTCGTCTGCATTTTTGCTTGGAACACGGCGTTTCGTTCTTGCCGCTTCACCCGTCGATGCCGTATAAATTGTCTGGCCGCGCCTGGAGCATACGCCGCGTCCCCATCAGGCATGAATGATCAGACAGAGGAAGCGATGGTTCGTCTCGTGATGATTCTTCTCGGCGTCGATTACCTGCGCACGCGCTGGCGCACGCTGCTGACGCTCGGCCTCTTCAGCATCCTGCTCGGCGGGGTCATCTTCACGGACGCGCTCGACGGCTCCCTGTACTTCCCCATCATGCCCTTCGCGCTGCTGATGCTGCTCGAAGGACTCGCCACGCTCGCGGTGGCGTGGACCGGCATGGGCGGACAGCGCACGCTGCGCTACGTAAAAGGCACGACGTTCTGCCTTTCGGCGCTGCTCGTGCTGATTGGCGGCGAGCACGGCAACTTCGTGCTGTCGCTCATCTTCGGCACGCTCTTTCTCGTCGATGGCGCGTTGCAGATCATCTCGGCGCGCGTGGTCCGCTTCCGCAGATGGCGGCTCGCGACGGCGGGCGGCGTGCTCGAAATCGCCATCGCGATCTTCTTTTATCAGCCGTATCCAGACCATTACGCGGGCACCGTGGCGTACTGCGTCGCGTTCGGGCTTTTCTTCGGCGGCTGGAACATGATTCTGCTTGCGGCGCGCGTGCGTCGCATGGCGGCGAATCCCGCTGTCGAAGAGGACGCGGCCTCCGCCGCGCTGAACGCAAGTGCGGCTTCTGCTTCCGTTGCAGGCACCGTGTACGACGGCCCGCCGGGCCCCGACGAAGCGGCACTGACCGTGCATGTCTGGACGCCCGTCGGCACCGCGAAGACGCAGGCGAAGCGGCAATTGATCGTCGACCGCTATATTGCCGCCATCGACAGGAACGGGACCATTTCGACGGGTCACGCCGCGCTGGAGTCGCCCGAAGGCGTGTATATCAGCCTGTATCCGGCGGTCGAGATCGACCGTTCGCCGAACGAGTTCTCACGCACGCTGCGCGCGACGCGCGAGAACGATGTCCCCGGCCTCTTCCAGCCCGACTACGCGACGGAATCGAAGGCATGGTGCCCGTCGACGCAGCAGGTGCGCATCCGCAATTACGATCCGGGACGGCTTGCGCGCTTCTGGAACGAGTATCGCCGCGACGAGACCTATAACCTCACCTATCGCAACTGTTCGAGCACCGTGGCGCGCGCGCTGGAAGCCGCGATAGAAGGCGCGTCCGCGCGCGTGTGGGGCACGGGCGGCGGATGGCGGCCGCTGGTGCGCATCATGACGACGCCCGAACTGTGGGTCGCCGCGCAGGTGCGCAAACGCGCCGCCACGATGGCGTGGACGCCGGGTCTCACGCTCGACTATGCGCGCGCGCTCAGCATGCTCGCGGACCCGCGTCCGTCGGGCTGGGTGAAGATGGCGCGCATTGCGCTGGCGACGATGTATCGCTCGCGGCAACGCTGGCGCGCCGAGGAACATGCCGCCGCACAGGCGCGCGAAACGGCTTCAGCCACGATGGACTGAGCCGCGCGCTTTCACTGCTCGCGCACTTTCTCGACGGCCTTGCGCGAGCGTCCCGTACGCGAAGACGACTTGCGCGCAGGCTTCGCAGGCCGCGCCTCCGCGACTACGGCTTCCGCGGGCGCGGGCGCTTCGACTTCCTGCGGAACATCGACAGGCGCCGGTTTTTTCGCTGCGGTCTTGCGCGCACGACGCGGCGCGGGCGTCTTTTTCTTCTTCGGCTCGACCGGCAGCGCTTCGGGCGCCTCACGTTCCGCGACGGCGCGTGACTCCTGCGCGGACTTGTGATGAACGTTCCCGCTGACTTCGGTTTCTCGCGGTGCGCTCGCCGTCTCGGCTTGCCTGATATCGGCCGCGCTCGCCTGCACTGAGCGATAGACGAACGAGCCGGATTTATCGTCGCGTCCGACTTCGAGCAGACCGCGCGATTGCGCTTCATCGAGCAGATTGCCGAACGCCCTGAAGCCGTATTGCGCTTCGCTGAAGCCCGGCTTGCGGCGCTTGATCGCGCTCTTGAGCACCGATGCCCAGATCTTGCCGCTCTCGCCGCGCTCCGACGCCAGCGCCTCGAACGTTTCGACCGCGAACGCAATGGCCTGCGACTTGCGCGATTCCATTTCCTGCTTCGGCTGACGCTCTTCGTCGGAGGCGCGTCGTGCTTCGCGCGTTTCGCGGGCGATGGCGCGTTGCTGCTCGCGCACGAGATCGTCGTAGAAGATGAATTCGTCGCAATTGGCGACGAGCAGATCCGATGTCGATTGCTTCACGCCGATACCGATCACCTTCTTCGCGTTCTCGCGCAGCTTCGAGACCAGCGGCGAGAAATCCGAGTCTCCGCTGATGATGACGAAGGTATCGACATGCGATTTCGTGTAGCAGAGATCGAGCGCATCGACGACGAGCCGGATATCGGCCGAGTTCTTGCCCGACTGCCGCACATGCGGTATTTCGATGAGTTCGAAACTGGCCTCGTGCATCGAGGCCTTGAAGCCCTTGTAACGATCCCAGTCGCAATACGCTTTCTTGACGACGATGCTTCCCTTCAGCAACAGGCGTTCAAGCACGGGTCTGATATCGAATTTTTCGTACTTCGCATCGCGAACGCCCAACGCGACGTTCTCGAAATCACAGAACAACGCCATGCTGACGCTTTCCTGAAGTCCAGCCATACAGTTCTCCGGCTCATGTGGCACAGGTTGAATACGCACATGATAGCGTGCCGGACCGTACGGCTCCGTCCGGCGTCAAATCCAGATATCGTTGGGCGCGGTGCGCTCGCTGTGCGTGGCGCCCGTATTCACCACGCCGCGCGGCTCGATCAGCAATATCTTCACTTCGCCCGCGGCATAGGGTTTGTGCTCCACGCCTTTAGGCACGACGCCGATTTCGCCCGCGCGCAGATGCATCGCGCCGTCGCGAAAGTCGATTCGCAGTTCGCCTTCGAGCACGATGAAGGTTTCATCCGTGTCCGCGTGACTGTGCCAGATGAAATCGCCTTCGACGCGCGCGACCTTGAACTGGTAATCGTTCATTTCGGCAATCACGCGCTGTTGCCAGAAGCCTTCGATTCGACTCGCTTTGTCGAGAGGATCGATTGCGATGCGCTGACCGCGCGAAGAGGGAATGGACGACATGATGTGCTCCGTATCAATGACGATGAACGAAGCCCAGCGTAACGTCCGCATCATGCGCGCGTCTTGAACGATCGTGCAACCGTTCAGCGCAATGCGATGCCGCCCGCCAGCGCACGCCAGCGCGCGGGCGGCATGCCGTAGGCCTGCGTGAACTGCCGCGTCATATGACTTTGATCCGCGAAGCCCGCATACGCGGCGACATCGGCGAGCGGCGTGCCGGCAAGCATGAGACGCCGCGCGAGATCGAGACGGCGCATTGTCAGATATCGATACGGGCTCGTGCCGTAGAACTTGCGGAAATCGCGCGATAACGCGAAACGATCGCGCCCCGTCACGCGTTCCAGTTCGTCAAGCGTAATGACGCGCTCGCAATTCGCATGCAGAAAATCGTGCGCGCGCACGGCACTCGCGTAATCGCCGCTACCAGCAACGCTTCCGGCTCCCGACGCCTGAGCGAGCGCCAGCGCCAGTTCCGTCAGCGCATCGTGTTGTTCGAGCGGTTCGAGCGGCGGCAGCGCGCCTTCGGTCCGTTGCAGCAGGGCTTCGGTTGCGCGCGACACGCGTGAATCGGTGGTGACGCCGCCTTCGATGAACGGCAGCGCCCGGCCGCCGAGAATCGCCTGAATCAGCGCCGGATCGACGTATAGCATGCGATAGCGAAAGCCTTCGCCGGTGCCCGCCTGACCGTCGTGTGGCTCGTCGGGATGCAGGACCATCGTGTGTCCCGCCACGCTGTGACGCAGCCCGCGCCGGTAGTTGAAGCTCTGCACGCCCGCGAGCGTGCGGCCGATCGCATAGGTGTCGTGGCGATGCATGCCGTAAGCCTTGCCGCCGAACCACGCCTCGATCCGTTCGATACCTTCTGTCGGTTCCGCGCGCCGCACCCAGTCCGATGCCGCTGCCTTGTTGCGATCGTTCATGTCGAGTCAATCCAGTGCCGATGTCATCGCCCGGTTTCATACTAGCCGATGCGCACCGTCGTCGTGCATGGAAGTTCTGTCTCAAGCAACGCTTGATCGGGCCGTTAAGCACAATAGCGGCCCCTGAAGCAAGGAACCGGGCGATGAAACGATTTGCCTTATTGATGACCTCTCTCGCGGCGCTGAGCCTCGCGCCGCACGCACACGCCGCGCCGTCGCAACTCGCGGCCACGACTTCGTGGATCGGCAACAGCTTCGGTTTCGGCGACGGCAAATGGATGCAGCAGGACATCCAGGCGCTCGACGTCGCCGCCGACGGCACCGTCTACACCAACTCGCCGTGGGACGAGAGCGGCGCCGAGATCGCCGCCTACCGCAACGGCGACCGCATTGCGGTGGCGGGCGCGACGCACGGCTGGGGCGCGGCGGGCGGCGACGCCGTCACGTCGAACGGCAGCTATCTCTACGCCGCGATGTCGATCGGCAATCAGGGCGGCGGGCTCGTCGGCGCGGACTATCCGCCGAACGGCTATACGTGGTTCGGCATCACGCGGCGCGCGATCGGCAATATCGCGCAGGGCGCGCCGTTCGCGGGCGGCGTGGGGAACAGCGCGAACGCGTCGAAGAACAGTTTCCTGATCGTCGATACCGTTCCCGCCAGCACCGACGCCGGCATTCGCGGGCTCGCGGCGAACGAGAGCGAACTTTTCGTCGCCGATCAATATTCGAACCGCATCATCGTGTTCGATGCGAATACGATGCGCCGCAAACGCGCGTTCGATGTCGCGACGGCGGCACCGGGCAAACGTATCGGACGCATTGCGCTCGATGCGGACGGATCGCTGTGGATCATCGCGGGCGCGTCGATCGTGCACTATTCGGCGGCAGGCGCGCAGCTCGGCGGCGCGCCGGTGCTGCCCAACGGCGCCGTGCCCGCGGATCTCACGATAGCGCCGTCGGGCGACCTCTATATCGCCGATATCGGACCGGCCCAGCAAATCCGTCCGTACAAAAAAACCGCCGCGGGCATGCTGTTGGCCGCGGCGCCCGTCGGCACGTTGAACGGCGTGAATCACGCGCCCGCAGGCAAGATCGAGGCGGGGCGGCTGAACTTCGTGACCGGTATCGGCTTCGATGCGGCGGGCAATCTGTACGTCGGCCAGAACGGCGAAGGACCGCGCGCGCTGAACTCGGCTTCGGTCGGCTCGGGCGCGGTGCTGCAGGCGTTCAAGGGCATCTCGCGTTCGCTGCTGTGGGAACTCGACGGCCTCGTGTTCGTCGACGGCGCGGCCTTCGATCCGGGCGCGCCGAACACCGTCTACACCGGCTCGAAAATCTTTACGATCGACTGGACCAAGCCGCCCGGCAAGCAATGGACCTACGCGGCCTATACCGTCGATCGTATCGGCTATCCGGACGATCCGGAACTGCATATCGGGCGCGACGTGCGCGGCGAACCGATGGTGCGGCGTCTCAACGGCAACCGGCCCTATCTGTACACGCTCGATCCGTATTCGCACGAACTCTACGTACATCGCTTCGATACGGCGCACGGCAGTATCGCGATTCCGTCGGGCATGTTCGCGGAAAGCTTCATTGCGGGCGGCTTTCCGGCGAATCAGCCGGCGTGGGGCGAATGGATGTGGCGCGACATCGACGGCGACGGCCGCCTCGACGACACCGAATTCACCGCCAATCCCGCGACGGGCAGCGCGGTCGGCAACAGCTTTATCTGGGTCGATGCGACGGGCGGCGTCTGGTTCGGCACGCCGACGAGCGGCATTCGCCAGATGCCGGTGCAAAGCTTCGATGCGCTCGGCAATCCGGTCTATTCGTACGCGGCGGCGAAGACCTACGCGATGCCCGCGCCGTTCACGCGCATCGGACGTGTGCTGTATGTCGCCGAAACGGACACGATGTACATCACGGGCTTCACGCAAGCCGTTCCTTACGATGCCACGCGCTGGAAAGAAGCCGGACCGTATCTCGCGCGCTACGACAACTGGAGCGCGGGCACGCCGGTCATGACGTACGGCATTGCGCTGCCGTGGAATACCGCGAGCACGCCACCCGTGACGACTGTCGGCCTTGCGACGGCGGGCGATTATCTGTTCGTCGCGGAGCTATATACGCAGAAGATCGACGTGTACGACGCGCGCACCGGCGCGCCGGTCGGCTACATGACGCCGGGCGCGAATGTAGGCGGCACGAGCGGCCATGTGGATGTGGAACTGGGGATCAGCGCAATGCGGCGGGCGAACGGAGAGTATGTCGTCCTCGTGGAAGACGACGCCCGCGCGAAGATCTTGATGTATCAGTGGACGCCGTAAAGCGCGCCGTCATGCCTTCGCTACGCTTTCGAATGACGCGCGGCGAGCGTGGCAAGATCGCGGCGCACCCAGTCGGCATCGGCGGCGAATTTTTCGTCCGACATGCCCGGCTGACGAAACAGCGTGAGCGCCACTTCCGCGCCCGCGCCGTTCTGAAACACCCGCAGCGGCACATACACTTCGTCGCCGTTCGGAAGAGACACGCGATGATCCATCACGCCGAACGCGTTGTGGCCGGTAAAGCGAATCGTTACATCGCCTGCCGGCCCGCGAGCGCGCCAGTGATCGCCGCAGTCTTCCAGCGTGGATTGCGCGAGCCCCGACGCCCAGGTCGGGAACACGTCGGGACGCCAGATCGCGTCATAAAGCTCGCGCCAGTCGCGCCCGATAAACACGGCGATGGTCCGCGTTTCCATGGCGCGCGTCCGTCAGCCTTCGATCTTCGACATGACCGCCGTCGCCTGATCGTAGCGGTAGCCCTTCTGCGCGAGTTGCTGCGACATCTTGTCCCCGATCAGCCTCTGTTGCGCCTCGCGCAAGACCAGTTCGTGATCCGGCTTCAGACGCTCCAGTTCGACCGCGAGCCTGCGCATGAGCGCGACTTCGCCGGTGCTGCGGGCATCGATGAAAAGAATCTTTTCGCTGGCCACGTCCAGACGCTGACGCAGGTCTTTCGCGTAGGTGACCCATTGCTCGGCGTTGGCACGCAGTTCGTCGTAGGCCTTCGAATGCGACTTGGCCTGCGCCGAAATCTGCCGCTGCAGCGAAGCGATTTCCGCCTCGTCGCTCTGCTCTTTCTCGACGAGGCGCTTCGCGAGGTCCGTCGCGTTTTTCTCCGCCGCTTCGGCGCGTTCGCGCAGCGCGTTCACTTCGCCGGACACGCGTGCCAGTTCGGCGCTTTCGGCCGTCCGTTCTTCGGTCAGGCGGCCGAGTTGCGTCCGCGCTTCTTCCAGTTCGCCGTTCATGCGCTGAATCTGCTCGCGCTGCGCCGATGCTTCGTCGCCATGCGTGGCCGATGTCTCGCGCTCCGACGCCAGCGCCGTACGCGCTTCGTTCAGTTCGGCTTCCAGCGCGGCGATGCGCTCGAGGCTCTCGCTTGCGCGCGATTCGGCGGCTTGCGCACGCGCGGTCGTTTCTTCCGAATGCGCTTGCGACGTCTGGTTCAACGCGGCGTGCTCGTCGCGTGCTGCATCGCGTTCCTGCACGATGCGCGCAATTTCGTCGTCCTTACCCGCGATGAGCGTCTGCGCGCTCGCATGATCCTGCCGAACCTGATCGCGTTCCTGCTCGATGCGCGCGATCTCTTCGTCCTTGCCGGCGATGAGCGTCTGCGCGCTCGCATGATCCTGCCGGACCTGGTCGCGTTCCTGCTCGATGCGCGCAATCTCTTCGTCCTTTCCGGCGATGAGCGTCTGCACGCTTGCGTGATCCTGCCGGACCTGATCGCGTTCCTGCGTGATGCGCGCGATCTCTTCGTCCTTGCCGGCGATCATCGAGCTCAGCGTTTCGTTCGTGCGGCGCTGCTCTTCGAGCGATTCTTTCACGGCCTGCAATTGCGACTGTTCCATCGCTGCGCGCGCCTCGACGGCCTGCGCGCGCGCCGTGGCTTCGGCGAACTCTTCCCGCACGCGCGCAATCGCTTCCTCGGATTCGCGCAGCTTGGCCGCGAGATCGTCCAGTTCCTGACGATGCTTCGCGGCATCCGCGTTCGTCCGTTCGAATTCGGCGAGCGCTTCGTCGCGCTCGTACAGCGCCGTGGAGAGCCGCTGGCTCGTCGCGGAAAGACGCTGACCGGCGGCGCGCTCGGTCTCGTCGCGTGAAACCGACCAGAGCCGGCGCGCCACGTTCATGAGCGAGTCGGCGAGGTCGTCGGGCAAGGCGGCCGGGGCCGGTTGCGGGGTGTGCGTCTGTTGCGCGTCGCGCCAGCGCTGCAGGCCGGCGCCGATGGCGACGATCGACGCGCCGCGCGCCTCCGCCCAGACGGTTACAGGGGAGACCTTGCGGCCTTCGGCGCTCAGGCGGTCGGCGATCGAAGCGATCTGCTCGTCGGTGATGATGTCTACGTCGTTGGGCATATTGCGCCTCGAAATCAGTGGCGTCGCACGCAAAAAACTGCGATACGTTGTTACATTTGGCGGAATCCGCGTCGGGCGGAAATGGATGATACCGACTTTCCGCGAACATCTTTCACAGTGCGTCACAAGCCGCGCGTGAAGGTCATTTTTCAACGAGAGTGTATCGCCTGCGCCACTGCCAATTCGAGTGCATCTGTCGCAAAAAAACGTATCGGGTCCGAACGGTCGATTTCGTTCGGACCCGATGCCGCCGGTTGCACGACGCTTACGGCCGCGCGTACACGGAGCCGAGGCCGATGACGCCGGAATCCGTCGAGCGCGCGCCCGACACCGCGCTGCCGTTCGCCGACGCGCCATAGGCCGTGACGCCTTTCTGCGCGTTCAGGCGCGCCTGCGCGGCCTCGATGTTGCGCGGATATTGCGTCTGGTCGCTCGACGGATCGTAGCCGGCCTGTTCCAGCTCGACGAGTTGAGCGCGCACTTCGGCGCGGGTGACCGGCTGATTCGATTGTGCGAACGACAAGGCCGGAAGCGCGAGCGCCACGGCAACGATAAGCGATTGAATGCTTTTCATGATTTCAACCTCCAGAGAATGTGATGGATGTCTGCCCGGCGATTCGCCGTTTGTTTTCGAATCGTTCGGGCCTGGAGGTATTAAAACCGCGGGACGTATCTGGCATGTTTCGCGTAAGCGGCGTTATGAGTCGCCGTGTGTCGTCCGGCCATGCGGATACAGTGCGATACAAACCGGCCGTCGAGGACCGCATGCGGTCTACAATCGGCGTGGCCGTATCGCGGCGCGAAACGATCTCGATCAATCACGGAGGAGAGCCATGCAGACCCCGCGTCCATCGCTGAACGCCTTGCGCGCGTTCGAGGCCGTGGCGCGCCTGCGCAGCATGACGCTGGCCGCGCAGGAACTGTGCGTTACGCACGGCGCGATCAGCCGTCAGGTCAAGGCGCTGGAGGACACGCTCGGCATCACGCTGCTTGTGCGCTCGGCACAGTCGTCGGACCCGACGCCCGAAGGCAAGCGTCTCGCCGAGGGCCTGACGACCGCGTTCAGTCTCATCGATGCGAGCATCGAGCAACTCAAGCCCGAGCCGCTCACGCTGTCGTGCTCGGCGAGCATCATGATGAACTGGCTGATTCCGCGTATCGCGGGGTTTCATCGGCGTTATCCGCAGACCGAGCTCAAGTTCAACATGAACTACGACCAGATCGATTTCGTGCGCGACAAGATCAGCGTCGCGATTCGCGCGAGCACCATCGCGCCGCCGAAAGACGCGATCACGCGCAGGCTCATCGACGAATGGATCGGCCCGGTGTGCTCGCCGGAGTATGCGCAATCGATCGGCCTGGCCGCGCCCGCGGATCTCGCGCGCGCGAAGCTGCTCAGCACGCGCACGCGTCCCGAAGCGTGGTCCGACTGGTTCGCCGCGACGGACAGCGCGCCCGTATCCGGCGCGCTCAC from Caballeronia insecticola includes these protein-coding regions:
- a CDS encoding DNA-binding protein encodes the protein MPNDVDIITDEQIASIADRLSAEGRKVSPVTVWAEARGASIVAIGAGLQRWRDAQQTHTPQPAPAALPDDLADSLMNVARRLWSVSRDETERAAGQRLSATSQRLSTALYERDEALAEFERTNADAAKHRQELDDLAAKLRESEEAIARVREEFAEATARAQAVEARAAMEQSQLQAVKESLEEQRRTNETLSSMIAGKDEEIARITQERDQVRQDHASVQTLIAGKDEEIARIEQERDQVRQDHASAQTLIAGKDEEIARIEQERDQVRQDHASAQTLIAGKDDEIARIVQERDAARDEHAALNQTSQAHSEETTARAQAAESRASESLERIAALEAELNEARTALASERETSATHGDEASAQREQIQRMNGELEEARTQLGRLTEERTAESAELARVSGEVNALRERAEAAEKNATDLAKRLVEKEQSDEAEIASLQRQISAQAKSHSKAYDELRANAEQWVTYAKDLRQRLDVASEKILFIDARSTGEVALMRRLAVELERLKPDHELVLREAQQRLIGDKMSQQLAQKGYRYDQATAVMSKIEG
- a CDS encoding DUF4148 domain-containing protein, whose amino-acid sequence is MKSIQSLIVAVALALPALSFAQSNQPVTRAEVRAQLVELEQAGYDPSSDQTQYPRNIEAAQARLNAQKGVTAYGASANGSAVSGARSTDSGVIGLGSVYARP
- a CDS encoding LysR substrate-binding domain-containing protein, which codes for MQTPRPSLNALRAFEAVARLRSMTLAAQELCVTHGAISRQVKALEDTLGITLLVRSAQSSDPTPEGKRLAEGLTTAFSLIDASIEQLKPEPLTLSCSASIMMNWLIPRIAGFHRRYPQTELKFNMNYDQIDFVRDKISVAIRASTIAPPKDAITRRLIDEWIGPVCSPEYAQSIGLAAPADLARAKLLSTRTRPEAWSDWFAATDSAPVSGALTDVYEHFYLLIQAAACGLGVALAPQMLVMNDLVSGKLIAPFGFAPGPRQLVLWIAPHLRAHADVAQLEQWLSEEMNESLKEMTAFLRASDGAMLGGG